The DNA segment TCCATCCAGCTCTGCACTGTGTGGTCCCTCTAGCTCACCGTAGCCATGTACGTGATATGAATGGTGTTTTGTCTTATAGCATGAATGACTGCCAGAGAGTGCCATTCCTGCACTGGTGTTTTTGATGCAGTGCAATCGTGTAACACAAGCCTTTGTCACAGGGAATCCAGATTTATCTCCAGCAGCCTGTAAATCAATTCGCTCTGCAGCatatttcaattatttacacaacacaacttAGGCTGAATTGTAGGTTTATACGTGTGTTAATGAGATTTCTCTCTGAAATGGCCCTGGAGGTGCTGCTAGAGATTGTACGAGTGTATGTAAACAATGGAGCTGATTGattatctgtctgtgtgatatactggaggaggctgcaggCTCGCTGGGTGTTTCATTTTAAGGTCATTTTGAGCCTATGTGTGTATTAATGTCAAGGTTTTAtctcatatgtgtgtgtgttggagaggacGGCTGATGAGGCAGGTCTCGGCCCCCGTGACTTTATCTCACGTTACCGTCCCATCATCACTTTCAGTAAGAGCTTCCTCTTCCCTCGTCTCCCTGCCACATgagctcttgcagcagcagcacgctCGATACCTCACTCCTCGTGCACTTCTGTTCacctggaaacaggaaatgcaaaacaaatgctgAGAATATAGAGTCAGAGTATGGAAGAGCAGATTTGGACACATTATCTCTCCAGACTGGACACTGGAGGCATTAGGAATATCCATTAACTTGGCAGCCAGCTGTTgccaaaaagaacaaaacacgTTAATTCCCCCTTGTCCCTATAACTGAGAGCTTTTCCACAACTGCCAGTGATAACAGCCATTCGTGGTCCTGGGACAGAGGCCACAGGTTTGTCGTCTGTTTAAACTCAGCTGGACGTCGGATGCTTTGAATGGACGCAGATCAATGTAAACGATACACACGTACTCCATTTGAAGACTGAGGGGGCGGTGCTTGTAAAGAACCAAAGACAGTAGAATAGACCTTCAGTGTGAAATGTGGCTGAATCAGCTGTCAGGTTTGACTTATTTACCATCAGGCCTGGTTGTACGTGCTTCTGAAAACACCGTGTTCAAATCGAAACCGCTATTGATCATtgattttcttctgttcttGTCAATCATTCTAATTGTGAATGGGCAACTTTTCACCACTTACTATGTATTCCATCATTCCAACCATTAGCATTCAGCTTTCAGCCAAATGTTATGGGAGATCCTCGAGTATCCAGAGATGCCAAGTTTGTCATATGAAGCTAAACTGTGAGTgatttttttacaataatttgccaaacaaacaaagatattCAATTAAATGGAACTGCATGTCCACGAAAAGGAAAGTGTTGGTTTAATTTTGACAACGTTAACATCATAAAGCTTTAATGAGGAGCTCAGgttgaataaatatgaatctgTAACACAGTGAAGGTGttacataataaaatgttaacaaTCTCAGTGCTCAAAGGGGAAAACTGCCGTCACAACTAAGGACACTAAGGTCATGTCCTCAATATTTTTCTGGCTATGTTGAATGTCAATGGgtatgttgtattttatatttggatTCCAGTGTTATCTTTTATCCCTTATTTATAACCTGTGCAACCTTTAGGcctgaacattttattaataaatcaaatatacatttggaaaaatatgtatttcttgTGTCTGGTCAGTATTTCCTGACTCTGTCAGGACACATGACCTTAGTATTTTTAAAACCTGAGCTTTAGCCCTGGGTACATGTAAGAGAGTTCGCCAACAAGCACTAAGCTGCAGAGGGAAgtgactgacaaacaaacttATTTGCttcaaagaagaagagcaaagagaggcagattttttttagaCAAAGGTGAATATTGTCACTGCTCTCCCAGTGCagatgtatgtttgtgtatttcctttttcatgctgtgtgtgtgtgtgtgtgtgtgtgtgtgtgtgtgtgtgtgtgtgtgtgtgtgtgtgtgtgtgtgtgtgtgtgtgtgtgtgtgtgtgtgtgtgcctgcgcaCACTACAGTATGTTCGTTGCCACAGTAACCAAAACGCCGACCTCACTGCGTCATTGCTTCAGACAACCTTCACACAAAAAAGAGTTGCTTTTCCTCccattcatccctccatccactCATCTACCTGCATGTCCATCAAACATTGAAAAAGAGGAAGTACGTTGAACTTTCTCTGTTTTGTCTTatacaacagtgtgtgtgtgtgtgtgtacattgtaTGTATGCACGTTGCCATGGCTATGGGCCAGGCTAACTGGCGTCATCACTTCAAAACCACCTTCGCAGCGAGCAAAGAGAGATAGAAAAGGAGTCAAAGCAGCTCCCCTCTGTTCAAcacctgcactcacacacacacacacacacacgcacacacacacacacacacacacacacacacacacacacacacacacacacacacacacacacacacacacacacacacacacacacacacacacacacacagaggctacTGGTGTGGTCTCATATTCCTCTGAGCTCACCCCACTCGTTCAACAGGGTccagtggaagaggaggagaggagacgagaggagacgcGAGGGAGAAGAGAGCATCTAACGCTTGACTTCATGCATACTGATTCGACTGAGGCAATCTGAATGTATTTCTGAGGGTGTCTGCTTAGTCTGGCTCAAATCATCCTCTGCCtccgagggagggagagagagggggagaaaatatTGACAGTTTACTGTGTCACCTCAaatctccatcctcctctcatgAGAGCACAGCTGGGAGCTGGCTAGGGTGCTACTCTGATCCATCATTAGATGACGCTGGTTTACTAACATTGTCTTAGCGTGACCAGTTGAATTTTGGTCACAAAGTGTCACTGATGGAGCATTTGGGGACAGACTTGGTGTTTGAATTACCTGTAGCTCCTGGTTTTACTCCTGAACACAtgagatgtgtttgtttcttgtcCTTCAGATTCGACTCTGCGGCACAATGGCTGAAAACGGCTGGTTGCCTCACGATGTTGGATTTAACTTGATCATGTGATCTGACTGTTTCCCCCAGTTCCCTGCCATCTATCATAGGTGAGTCATGTGATCCAACGTATATAGTTCTTTTTGACATACCAGTAAGCCAACTGGGAAATCACTCTCTTGTGCCGTGTTGGTTGGAAGTCATTGATGAAAACTCAAGCCAAAGTCAGCTGCCCCAATTTTAGCAATCGGCATCACATTCAGACAAAAAGAGATATGTGAGCAAGCAGCACAGCACCACTCACATAAGACCCCGCATTCACACATCCGCACAAACCATGTGGCCGTAATCAGCCAATGTACAAAACACCTTTATTAATGGTTGAAGGACAAAAGAGCGGGGAGGAAAAGGGCTTTGAATACACTGCTGACTGATacagagagggagtgtgtgtgtgtgtgtgtgtgtgtgttgttagatGATAATGCTCAGGATGGATGAGAGGGATGAGAGCCACTCTGTTGCCAAGGCGACGGACAGGGCTGTAAACAAGCTACCCCTGACTCATCTCCCTACAATagaggctctctctctctctctctctctctctctctctctctctctctctctctctctctctctctctctctctcgctctctctctctcttgcactctgtcaaacacacacgcgcacacacacacacacgcatgcattcACACAACAGACTCCAATCTGCGAGAGACAAGAGTATCCGGAGATGAGAGCCACTTCAAGCCGCTTAGCCATACATCTGAATAGACCTGTGGAATAAACATAACTCTCTGTCAAACACAAGTAGCACATCATGAACTGCCGATCAATATGGTCAcgagggcggctgtggctcagaagaCAGAGCGGTTCGTCCACTAAcccagaaggttggtggttctaTCCCGGTTCCTCCATTCCACATGGTGGTCCTTGAGCAAGACCACCTCAAACTATCCCTTAATGGCAAATgtacaattatttaaaaaaataacaaaaagcaaAATCAGAAATAGCTGTGAAAACCTTGTGATGACAAAGAGACGACATGTGAATTACCTTTGTTAAAAAGGAGTCTTGTTTAACAGGGGATCATGACCCGCCGGCTGAGCAGCTCCACCCGTTCCCACACCGAGGACTCCATCTTCCTGAGACCCGACGAGGACCCGGTATGGCTGGATGAGCCCACCAAGACTGAGAAAATAGGCGACAGAGCtccaaaaagagagagactcCCAGGGCGCAGAGATGGACCTGCGGGGGGCCAAAGCCCACAGGGACAGGAAGTGTTCATGCACAAGGTGTACGCACTCTTGATTGAGATCCACTGCTGGGCTGCACTGTTTGTGGTCTCCCAAGTCACGGTATGTGAATGGACGTAAACTAAATTGTGAAGTAAAAACTTGGCAAACTCTTATctcatttgtgtttcatttaaatagtttcaaacagttattttctttacccttgaatgggccctttatatttaaatactttatatttacatcaggagcgggtcctctctacggaggccgccatgtttttttttacagtagcccagactggacaaactaaacatcttttgagtttttgtgacaactgaagctaccacaggttctctttcatgtttggaaggggagggtgaggtgaggggtgttcagctgcaacgtgcaacttcaccactagatgtcactaaatcctacacactgaacctttaaattagactatgtgtgtttatttatttgtttgcctTGCACCTGCTTTGGTTTCCAGCTCAGCATGATGACTATAACTAAAAATCCACAGTGCAACATTAGCCATTCAAATGACAGTTTTAGACTTTTAGGCCACCATCTCCCTTATCTTACATATAGTCTTTTTTAATGTGCGTCATTACATTGTTTTGGGGCTAAGTTGGACACATCGTTAGAATTCCCAAGCtcttttcttcactgtctctgttGACTTCATGTATGATTCATTCTAGAGAAAAAGAACAGGTGCAGTATTACcatatgtaaaaaataatacagcACCGTAAATGCAGCCATGATTATGACAACAGACTGCGTTTGGCCAATTTACATATCTTTCTATGCGAGCGCAGTAggccatctttttttttcttcgtcttCTGTTTGCTTTTCACCTGAGAGCAGCTGTAGCGCTGCCTGATTACCATTGCAGAAGTGACTGGGTGACCGTCGGTGACAATctgccttcctctctcctcccaggGGTACTGGGTGTTTTTTGTGCTGGAAGGAAACGGGCCACTCTCCTCCATCTACAAAGCCCTGCAGGTCATTGACTTCTACCTTGGCTTCATCTTGCCCTGTCACCCGATCTTTGGGATGGATGTAAGTGTCACTACTGGACAcgtttcagtttgttttcaaagGATGACCCCAAAGAAAATAATCCCGAAGATGTGATGCATCTGGTGTTGTCTCCGTCTATTtaccttttcctctctgtgtctctctgtggccaGTCCATGGTGCTGGTGAGTGAGGTGGTGAATGCCCAACAGCACAACTGGATCATCCAGGGCACTGCTGGCGTCGGTGTGGCCATCTGTGTTATCATGGTAAAACTCCTTTTTATGTTAAAGTTGGATTGAAGGCTCTCAGTCTGGATCATTCAAATCTTAACTTGCAGATTGGCTACTTGCTTGTTTATTTACTTGATTTGATGTCTGTTCATATCCTCAGGTCATCCACATGGTGTGTAAGTGGCGTTATGGCACCGGCTTGTGGTCATCGGGTACTGTATCGAGGGACATTGGTGATCGGCGTCAGTCGGTGAGCCGCCAGCCCTCCTTCACCCTGTCTGAGTGGACGGACGCTCAGGAGGATCTGCTGGACCTCGACCTTATCCCCCAGACGCCGGTCTTTGACATCGGCACTGACACCAGGATGGAGGGGGACGCCACCACCCTCACTGTCACGCCTGTGGGGCTTCAAGAGAGGTAAGAAAAGAGAACATGTTaacattcacattttaaatctgtatcTCCAGGTATCCCTATTCATCTTGTCTGATTCTGCATGTATCATACAGGAGGGGCTCCAACGTCTCCCTGACCTTGGACATGTGTACGCCAGGCTGCACCGAGCCCTACGGCTACGGAGCCCAGCTGTCCCCGAGAGACCAGTCGGCCCAGGAGTATCTGCGACAGGGAACGCACACCCTGACCCCCGCCATGCTCCACACACGGGCCATGGATGACCAGAACCTGCAGGCTGAGTTTTATGTGAGCGCAGCAACAAAAGTTATTTCACGCCTACTCACCAGAGAAGATAAACTCTGACACACATAGACACGGCCACAAatgcacaggcacacaaacaccctgTAGAACTCTGCACAATCCTTTAAGCCTGCATGTCAGTGGGCGAAGGAAGAGAAGGTGCAGTCATATTTGCATACATAAACCTACAGAGAATACCAGTGTCTGCTGTTTAGAGTGAAGGGCAGCGGTGACTTCATGTCTTTGGACATACTTTCATAATGTTCCGTTGCCTTGGCGAGGAGTTCCCCTCCATTTCTGCAAGGACTGATTGTTGTTGCACCCATTGTTCTGTGTCCATCGGCAGGAAACTCCCATGAACTTTGTGGACCCAAAGGAGTACAACTACCCAGGGCTGGTGAGAAAGAATCGCTACAAAACCATCTTACCCAGTGagtaaagctgcagcagcaccaccaccaaTCACTAAAAAGAGATCATGACGCTATGAATTTTGTAAGAAGCTTTTTTTATGCTGCTACTCTTTaataatttcacacactcatcttCTATTTATCCCAGATGTGTTTGGGAATGGTCGGTGTATGTGCACCAGATATTTGACattcacacaaaaatacattgtTATAAAACAAAGCTGTAATACAATATGTATGCATAATTATTCCATTCTCCTTATAAAATTACAATCCATCTCCATTTCTCATGGTAATCTCGTACTCTCCATCTGCAGATACACACAGCAGAGTGAAACTGAATTCAATGGATGAAGAGGATTTCCTCACAACCTACATAAATGCTAATTATCTCAACGTAAGTGAAACCATGTGTATCTTGCCCCAGCTCTGCAGCCGCTATCACTCTATTTGTTCTCAATGGCTCTGACCTCATGTGCTCCGTTTctcctgttcacacacactggagacaTAAAGCATAACTGTATATCATaagctcgtgtgtgtgtgtgtgtgtgtgcagggataTGGGGGTGAGGAGCGTGCATACATCGCCACCCAGGGTCCCACCGTGAACACAGTGGGGGATTTCTGGCGGATGGTGTGGCAAGAGAGAACCCCAATCATAGTGATGATCACcaacctggaggagaagaatgaGGTCAGTGTGTTGAAAagcaatgatgatgatgatgatgatgatgatgatgatgatgatgatgatgatgatgatgatgatgatgatgatgatgatgatgatataaaTGTACAGATAGGCTAATAAAGATAATGGTAATTAGTAAAAACATCCACCTGTGGGTCCATTGTCCTGCAGAAATGTGCAGAGTACTGGCCCGAGGAGACTGTGAGCCATGAGGGCATCGAGATCACTGTCGTCACGGTAACCCAGGAGGATGACTACAGTCTGAGGGTGTTCACGCTGAAGGTAAAACATGAAATCAGTTAGTGTGTCACACaatgtatgtttatttattgcTCAAATCAATAAGTTAAAGACAAAATCAACATGTTAACATATGGCAATATACTGATATTTAGCAGGTGTAATATTTACCTTGTTGACATTTCCACTTGTGTTTTATCATACTGCCCTAAACAGAAGGTACATTTGTTCAAAACACTGTCAGTAGTTTTGGTCATAAATCAAAGTActgcacaaataaatatataaatgtgacCTGGTGATGGCGCTAGAAGAAAAGTTCTGACTGGTATGTGTCACCAAAGTTCATGTGAATCCATCCAATAATTGTTCAGACATTTTtctcaaaaccacaaacatgaACCTACAGTtggtgatggagagaaagacatGAGATTAACAgtcattttatatataaatgtagttTATACAATAGGCCTATATAAATAtgtctttaatttttttaattccattAACTTCCATTGTATTTGGTTGAAGTATGTGAAAACACTTCACACCTCTCAAGAACGTGTGTGAACCAAACCTTTAACACACATTGGATCAGCTGCTGTCATCTGCAGTTTATCTGTTCACAACGTCGGCCTGAGCCTGTGTCAAGACACCGTCCACACAACTGAGCTCAACACAAATATGAaaccacttaaaaaaaacatgacggGAAGATTTGTCTGCCATCACACAAGATTGTGATCTTAGGTTCTCAAGATACAAAGTAAACACAACTGGGTTTTTATTGccaaagtaaatgttttgacGAGACTTTTTCATCAGACTGTCGAGGCGCATTGACAGTCTCACCGTGATGTTGACTCAATGTTCGGATCCGGCTCCACTTTCCAGTTCCATTCATGTGTTCATGATGGctgcttcatatttaatttggGTTCATGGTGACATTGGCACTCAGCGAGCCAAACATGATAATTCAGTAAATGCAGCCTGCGACTGATTACTAAGCACCAGGGGATCATTACATTACTGTGCTGTGAGTTAAAAGCTTGTTGTTTATTCAACTCCACTGGTTTATGTTGTTTATCGGTAGCATTAATGATTATTGTCAGACGGACTCTCGGGGAACGGAGGCAGATGATGGATTCGGTTATGTCCAGTATAGACAAGTGAAAAAGAGACATCAGCTTTTTCTTTAAACACTCTCTCTTTTGTCTTGCTCTGCATTCATTGTTGTCGTAGCAACAAACACCAAGGTAACGATTTAGATGTAAACGCAGAGCAACGGGCTGATGATCAAAACGCACCCTCGGCCTGTTTGTGTCATGTGTGCACAACATGATGGCGTCTACATTTcatgcctgtctgtgtgtttgcaccagTGTGGCGGGGAGGAGCGCAGCCTGCGGCAGTACTGGTACACGTCGTGGCCCGATCAGAAGACCCCGGACAAGGCTCCACCGCTGCTGGAACTGGTACAAGAGGTGGAAAGAGCCAGAGAGGAAGCCCCGCCCTCCAGCGGCCCTATAATTGTCCACTGCAGGTATGAAAGTGGCTCATAATGTGATATAAGGTGCAATAGTTCATGTTAAATACATTCGATATGTGGCTCGAGTCAAAAGGCCTCTAATAAACCCTTGTTGATAATATGAGTACATAAGGGGaaattgctgctgtttttacGATAGAAACCACTTGGCACTCTTTCTGCAAGCAAAGCATTTGCCCACTTCCAATCCTCCGCTGTCTGATTTCCTCAGGGAGGATTTGGCACCAATCTGATTGGTGGTATCAGTGCTAATCAATACATTGATCCatctattttcttcttctttactcCACCCTCCTCCATCCCGTCACCCCTCCAATGTTCCCCCCCACAACAGTGCTGGAATTGGTCGAACCGGCTGCTTCATCGCCACCTCCATCCTGTGCAAGCAGCTGAGGACCGAGGGTGTGGTCGACATCCTGAGAACCACCTGCCAGCTCCGTCTGGACAGGTGAGATAATGATAGACTGTTTCCATTCTCA comes from the Hippoglossus stenolepis isolate QCI-W04-F060 chromosome 5, HSTE1.2, whole genome shotgun sequence genome and includes:
- the ptpn5 gene encoding tyrosine-protein phosphatase non-receptor type 5 codes for the protein MTRRLSSSTRSHTEDSIFLRPDEDPVWLDEPTKTEKIGDRAPKRERLPGRRDGPAGGQSPQGQEVFMHKVYALLIEIHCWAALFVVSQVTGYWVFFVLEGNGPLSSIYKALQVIDFYLGFILPCHPIFGMDSMVLVSEVVNAQQHNWIIQGTAGVGVAICVIMVIHMVCKWRYGTGLWSSGTVSRDIGDRRQSVSRQPSFTLSEWTDAQEDLLDLDLIPQTPVFDIGTDTRMEGDATTLTVTPVGLQERRGSNVSLTLDMCTPGCTEPYGYGAQLSPRDQSAQEYLRQGTHTLTPAMLHTRAMDDQNLQAEFYETPMNFVDPKEYNYPGLVRKNRYKTILPNTHSRVKLNSMDEEDFLTTYINANYLNGYGGEERAYIATQGPTVNTVGDFWRMVWQERTPIIVMITNLEEKNEKCAEYWPEETVSHEGIEITVVTVTQEDDYSLRVFTLKCGGEERSLRQYWYTSWPDQKTPDKAPPLLELVQEVERAREEAPPSSGPIIVHCSAGIGRTGCFIATSILCKQLRTEGVVDILRTTCQLRLDRGGMIQTGEQYQFVHHVLSLYEKQLSHTAEE